The nucleotide window GAATCACAGAAATAATCACACTTTTTTATGAAAACTAGATTAAAGCTACTAGACTAGTTAAGAATCAATTTTGAAAAATCTTTTTTCAAAATTGATTTTTTATTTATCGCGAAATACAGGTTTGAGAGGTACTTTTAATCAAATAGTATTTCAAAGCCACACTTATAATAATCTGGTTAAAGTTCATTTTTTTATTGCGGAATTTTCTGAAATAAAAGATAATATTTCAGAAAAGCAAAGGAGCATGTAAATGATGAATTCAATTGTACAATCTCAATCTCAGCCTATTAAAGAAGGACAGACAACAAGAACGACCACACATTTATTAGTTAAATGCCCGGATCAGCCTGGTATTGTATCAAAATTATCGACATTTTTATTCGAGCATAATGCCAATATTGTGGAATCAAGTCAATATTCTACGGATCCAGAAGGTGGGATCTTTTTTATTCGCATCGCCTATAATTGTGAAAATTCGGCAGAAAAAATAAAACAAATGGAAAAGGATTTTGCTGAAATTGCACAACAGTATAACATGACCTATCGTTTCCATTATCCAAGTATTCGTCAGCGTTCAGCTATTTTTGTTTCGAGTGATTTAAACTGTTTAATGGAGCTTTTATGGGAATGGCAAAACGGGGATTTACAGATGGATATTGCAGTAATTATTAGCAATTATGAGTTTGCTCGACCTATCGCAGAAGCCCATGGTATACCGTTTTATTATATTCCTGCGAATAAAGATATACGTTTACAAGTAGAGGCAAAGCAAATTAAATTAATGCATGAATATAACATTGATTTATTAATTTTAGCTCGTTATATGCAAATATTAACACCGAACTTTGTAAGTCATTTTGAAAATCAAATTATTAACATCCACCATTCGTTTCTACCTGCATTTATTGGAGCAGATCCATATAGTCGTGCGCATCAACGCGGGGTAAAATTAATTGGTGCTACAAGCCACTATGTAACAAATGAACTTGATGAAGGGCCGATTATTGAGCAGGATGTTGAACGGGTAGATCATCGAGATGATATTTCTACGCTAAAAAAAATTGGCGGAAAAATTGAGCGTCGCGTCTTAGCAAGAGCAGTACGTTGGCATTTAGAAAACCGAATTATCGTAGAAGGTAATAAGACAATTGTCTTTCAATGAAAAATAAAGTGAATAAAAAGGTAGTGTCATTTGAAGAATCAATATGACACTACCTAACAGGCTTACTTTTTTATAAAATGTTAGATTCAATTATTATTTTTTAAGTTGTTCATCAAAATAATTGAGTAGGCCTTGATATATACCGAGTGTCGCTTGCTCACGGTAGTAATCGGTTGTAATGGCACGTTCCTCAGAAGCATTACTTAAATAGCCAAGCTCAAGTAATACGGCATTTTGACGATTTTCACGTAATACTAAATAATCGCCAAATCGTGCACCACGGTCTTTTAAATTCACCTTTGATGCAATACCTGCATGAACATATTCAGCAAGTTCCTGCTGATAGCTATTTGTAAAATATGTTGTGAAGCCATTAACTGAGCTATCTTCGATTGCATCGTAATGAATGCTAATAAATGCATCGGCGCCATGCTGATGTGAAATTGCGACGCGTTTTCGTAAATCGACAAACACATCGGATTCACGAGTCATCACGACATTTGCACCAGCAGCTTGCAATTTAGATTTTAATAATTCCGTAGTAATAATATTAATATCCTTTTCGTCTGTTCCTCGAACGCCTGTTGTCCCTCGGTCATTGCCGCCATGTCCAGCGTCAAGCACGATTGTTACACCTTTTAATGTACCTTTTTTCCGTGAAGCGACAACCTTATCCTCCTTAACTGTTTGTGAGCTATTATTTTCTGTCACAACCCAATTCGCAACATAAGCCGTTTCGTTATTATTTACCGCAACTTTAAACCATTCACCTTCCGCTTCAAGGATTGGATAGCTTTGTCCAGCATCCGCACGTGTTACGACATTCGATGCCGTTGAAGGGTCTTCACGTAAGTTTGTGCCGTTGTAAATAATCGTTACCGTTCCACTATTGTTCGAAGAGGCATCTGTATTTTTGTCTTCTCCTTGTTTTGTAAAGGTACCATAAAAGCTATAAATCCATCCTTTTTTACCCTTTTCTAATTCGATTTCAACCCAGTTATGATTACGGCTAATAACATCGAATTGCTGCCCCTTTGTTGCAACACCAATTTTTTTGGCCGTTAAATCTGCTTTTTTACGAATGTTCACGGCATTGACATTAACAGTAAAGATATTCGGATCATTTTCTGCCTGAATAACAGCTTGGTCCTTTTGATTTTCTTCTTTAGGTGTAGTAGGCGTTTGCAATTTTGTTTCTTCTCTAATCGTCACGTAATTAGAAAAAACCCAGCCGGTTGCCCCTTGATAGTTAATTTGAATCCAATCCTGCTCTTGGCGAATAAATTGGGCTTCACTACCAGAAGGGATTTTTGTTAAAATACCAGCTGATAATGATGGCTCAGCACGCAAGTTTAGCGTATCTACCTGAGAAATTACTGTTTTTTCCGTAGAAGCGGCAGCTTTCTTTTCAGAAGTTTTGACTAACCAGGCAGCCACCCATCCTTCAAGCTCACCAACACGAACTTGATGCCAATCTCCTTCTTTATGTATCGATGTTATAGCCTGCCCATCCTTTAGTGTTTCAAGAATTGGGTATGATAAACCAGGTCCTTCACGTAAATACAAAATTTCTGCATTTACGAATAATTCTTCTCCTTCAGCAAAAACATTTTTCGATGATGTGACAAAAGGAAAAATGGAAGCTAATAGAAGCATTACACTGAGTATGTATGACCAATTTTTAGATTGCATAGTTTCCTCCCTTATAATAAAATTTTGATTTGAATGGAAAATAAATCTATCTCTTACTATTATAAAAGTATTTATGACAAAAAATATAGCGTTTTTTTTAAAATGGTTGACAACTGACCAGGACCAATTTAAGATTAGTGTTAATTTAACACAAGTAACATTGCCATTGACCAAATAAGTAGCGGTTGCTAAGGCTGACAAGAGAGGGAAAGACATAGGCTGAAATCTTTCCTACAGTACGTAATACGTGAACAACACTTGAGAGGCGTTTCCTCGAAAATTTTCGACAAAGTTAGTAGGGGAAGACGGAATCGGCCGTTATCCGAGTACGAGAGGATATACATTACGTATATCAATTAGGGTGGAACCGCGGAAGAATTGACAAGCTTTCGTCCCTTGCATTTATTTGCAAGGGACGAAAGCTTTTTTATTGTCTAACTATTGAAAGGAGTGCTTTTTATGAATTTTAAAGTACCTAGAGGAACACAAGACATTTTACCGGGACAAACGGAAAAATGGCAGCATGTAGAACAAATTATTCGCAATTTATGCAATAACTATCGTTATAAAGAAATTCGTACACCCATGTTTGAATCAACAGAATTATTCCAACGAAGTGTGGGTGAAACAACGGACGTCGTACAAAAGGAAATGTATACGTTTGAAGATCGTGGTGGACGTTCATTAACGTTACGCCCAGAAGGTACAGCCTCAGCAGTTCGTTCATACGTAGAGCACAAAATGTTCGGCCAGGTCGATCAACCAGTGAAGCTTTATTACACTGGTCCAATGTTCCGCTATGAACGTCAACAAGCAGGTCGTTACCGTCAATTCGTACAATTCGGTGTTGAGGCAATTGGTTCGGCGGATCCAGCAATCGATGCAGAAGTTATTGCATTAGCAATGGACGTGTACGGCTCAGTCGGCTTAAAGGATTTAAAATTAGTAATTAATTCATTAGGTGACAAAGAAACGCGTGATGCACACCGCACAGCATTAATTAATCACTTCGAACCATCTATTGGCGAGTTTTGTTCAGATTGTCAAAAGCGTTTAGCAAAAAATCCGCTTCGCATTTTAGACTGTAAAGTAGACCGTGAGCATCCATTAATGTCATCTGCTCCAGCGTTAACGGATTACTTAACAGAAGACTCTGCAACGTACTTTGCAAAGGTGAAAAATTACTTAGATGTGTTAGGTATTTCTTATGAGGTTGATCCAAATTTAGTGCGCGGGTTAGATTATTACAATCACACTGCGTTCGAAATTATGTCAACTTCATCAGGATTTGGTGCTATTACAACGCTTTGTGGCGGTGGTCGGTACAACGGGCTTGTTGAAGAAGTTGGTGGTCCAGATATGCCAGGGATTGGCTTTGCGTTATCAATCGAGCGTTTATTATTAGCACTTGAAGCAGAAGGCGTTACATTAAATATCCAAGATGGTTTAGACATGTATGTTGTTGCAATGGGTGACGAAGCAAAAGTAAAGGCAGTTGAGTTAGTAAGCTCATTCCGTGCGAAGGGAATTTCTGCGGAGATGGATTATTTAGACCGCAAAATGAAAGCGCAAATGAAGGCTGCTGACCGTGCCAATGCGAAATTTGTCATTGTGCTAGGTGAGACAGAGTTAGAAGAGCAAGTAGTGAATGTAAAAACGATGGAAACAGGCGATCAAAACAAAGTAGAATTTGGTCACTTAGTTCAATTCGTATTAGAAAACAAATAGTTTTGGAGGAATAGAAATGGCACAAAGAACACATGCGTGTGGCTTAGTAACGGCTGCACATGAAGGGCAAGAAGTAGTATTAAAAGGATGGGTGCAAAAACGCCGTGATTTAGGTGGATTAATTTTCGTTGATATGCGTGACCGTGAAGGCATCGTACAAGTAGTATTTGGTGACCATGCTAAAGACGCGTTACAAGTGGCTGAAAAAATTCGAAATGAGTATGTAATTGAGGTAACTGGTAAAGTTGTTTTACGTGATCCATCTCAAATTAATAATAATATTAATTCTGGTGAAATTGAAATTGCTGCTTCTTCATTAACAATTATTAACGAAGCGAAAAACCCTCCATTCGCCATTGATAACAACGTAGAAGTGTCAGAAGAGCTACGTTTAAAATATCGTTATTTAGATTTACGTCGTCCAGTAATGTATGACACTTTTAAATTACGTTCTGATGTAACACGTACAATCCGTAACTTTTTACAAAATGAAGGGTTCTTAGAAGTAGAAACACCGATTTTAACAAAATCAACTCCAGAAGGTGCACGTGACTATTTAGTTCCTTCTCGAGTACATGATGGTGAATTTTATGCGTTACCACAATCACCACAATTATTTAAGCAATTATTAATGGTAGGTGGCTTTGAGAAGTATTTCCAAATCGCTCGATGCTTCCGTGATGAAGATTTACGTGCAGACCGTCAGCCAGAATTCACACAAGTAGATATCGAGACGTCATTCTTATCAATGGATGAAATTATTGAAATGAATGAGCGCTTATTAGTGCAAGTTATGAAAGATGTAAAAGGCATCGACGTTGTAGCGCCATTCCCACGTATGAGCTATAAAGAGGCGATGGATCGTTTCGGTTCTGATAAGCCAGACGTACGCTTCGGCTTAGAATTAAAGCAGCTTTCTGACATTGTAAAAGATTCTGCATTTGGTGTTTTTGCTAATGCTGTAGCCAACGGTGGCGAAGTAAAGGCAATTAACGTTAAGCAAGCAGCTGCAAACTACTCTCGTAAAGACATTGATGCATTAGGAGAGTATGCAGGGCGTTATGGCGCAAAAGGCTTAGCTTGGTTAAAAGTAACAGAAGAAGGCTTAAATGGACCAATTGCAAAATTCTTCGAAGGGGAAGCAGCAAACGGAATTATCGAGGCGACTGAAGCAACGGCGGGTGACTTATTATTATTCGTAGCAGACAAATCTTCTGTTGTGGCAGATGCACTAGGGGCATTACGTTTAAAACTTGGAAAAGAGCTAGGCTTAATTGATGAATCTCAATTTGCGTTCTTATGGATTGTTGACTGGCCATTATTCGAATACGATGAAGCAGAGGGGCGCTATTATGCAGCGCATCACCCATTCACACGTCCTTTCGATGAAGATTTAGAGTTAATGAATACAAATCCAAAAGAAGTTCGTGCGCAAGCTTATGACATCGTATTAAACGGCTACGAGCTTGGTGGCGGTTCATTACGTATTTACGAGCCAGAACTACAAGCAAAAATGTTTGAATTACTAGGCTTTACTGAAGAAGAAGCACGTGCTCAGTTTGGCTTCTTACTGGAAGCATTCGACTATGGTGTTCCTCCACACGGTGGTTTAGCAATGGGACTTGACCGTTTAGTCATGTTACTAGCTGGTCGTACAAATTTACGTGATACAATCGCATTCCCGAAAACAGCAACAGCAAGCTGCTTATTGACAGCTGCACCATCTGCTGTTTCAGACGCACAATTAGAAGAATTAAGCTTAAAAGTGACAGCGACAAAAGAATAGTAATAAAGTGAGAAGACGCTAATTCCATCTGGATTTAGCGTTTTCCTATTTTTGTAACTAAAATAGTACAATAATAATATTTTATAGTATTATATGTTTTTTAGATTGAATATTCAGAAATTTGATGGTATTATATCCATAACACGAATCCTAAGATGTTCGTTACGTAATTGTTACCTACACTTTTGACCGAACAATTAATCGTTGGGAGCTACTTATTACCGCTGAAGCAAACATGCCCCATATGGAGCGGGAAGTTTAACGCAGCGATTGGGGCACCCCCCTAATAAAACGCGGGATCAAACGATGTTGTAACATAACGGCATTTTTGGGATTCGTCCTATTATTGTCTTACCCTTTTGCTATTTGCAAAAGGGTATTTTTTTATTAGCTTTGGAATAAAGTTCGATTAAAAGTAAGTTATAAACGCTAATTTTATATAGAAAGAAACCAACTGTTTTGAAACAAATTTTGCTCAAAACAGTTGGTTCTTTATTTTATATAGTTTGATTTTTATTATAAAGTTCGATTATTTCGGGATGCGAATATTCAATTAAAGCCCACGTTAGTTCAAAATAAAAATTAATCTTTTATGAAATACCCTCAATGTAAAGCACTATATGTGGTAAGAAATAAAATAAAACAAGTAAGCCTAAAACTGTAATTAAAAACACCCATACTTTTTTAATCTTTAATTGTACAAAAACAGATACTACTACAAGAATATTGAAAATAGCAATAGCTGTAAACCAAACTTCGTATGTTCTACTTGGGTCTGGTGAAGAAGGGTTGAATACTCCACCTAAACCAATAAGAGTTGCTAATATGAATATCAATCCGTGTACCAAAATCACCGCAAATTTAAACATTAAATTTCCCCCCATATCTTTGCAACTATCTTGCCCGATAAAAAATTCGTTCCTGCTGCTTGTTAAACAAACCTGCTGCGTTAGTAAAAACATTCCATTTGTCTATTATTCTATTAAATTGGTAATAATTCCATTAATATCGCTTTTTTAGGGGGGATATAATTGTTAGGTAAGCGGATACCCAAGTATTTAACCGCACGGGAGATCGAACATCTTCGTGAATCCTGTCATTCCCCAATGGAAAGAGCGATTTTTGAATTTATGTTTTCTACTGGTTGTCGAATTGGAGAAATCGTTACTTTTTTTCCCCAATTGCCGCGTCACTTCTAATTTATTTAGGCGGAATTATTTTTAATCTATCTACTGTAAATACCTATAATTTTGAAGATACTTCTTGTTGCACTAACCTGCTGCATTAGTGATAAATAATTATCATTTCACTGTCCATATTTTATAGATTATTTTACCATCTATTTCTATTTTTCCTGTACAGACGCCAATTTGCAAATTGATATAATCAGCCCATTGGGGGAAAAGAGATGCTAAATATTTAATTACCTTTTCGTCAGGTGTTGCATATCCTACATTATTTATTTCACTTAAATAGGCAACAAAATCTGGATATAATGCTTCCGCCCATTCTTCCACTTCAAACTCCGAATCAAAAATACGGTTATCCTCTTTATGGCTACCATTTATCCATTTAACATTTTCCATTGAATCCACCCCATTTCCAAGTTTCTTCACAATCTCTCACAATCAAATTACCACAACATTTGAAGTTTCCTAATAAATAAAAAAAGGATGTAGCCACCCACAAATATGAATCCTAATATAAACCAGATTAAAAGTATCCAGCACACCGTCAAAAAAGCCTTATTGTACCATTTGTTGTTTAGCCACTTCACGCCTTTCCTCCATTCCTAAGATTGTGATGTAAAATTATACGAATTAAATGGAACAAAGTTACATCATTAATTAAACTAACCTATCTCGTTAGTTTAAGTACATTTCTTCAATAGAGAATAGTACATAGAATTTTATTTGTGATGTGGCTTGCATGTATGAATTGATGTCGTTATAATTCCTAGTAGAATGATAAAGATTGAGGGGTAAAATGCATGTTACATCAGTTTTCTAGAAATGAACTAGCGATCGGTACAGAGGGGCTAGATAAATTAAAAAATACAACAGTTGCCATCTTAGGCGTTGGTGGAGTAGGATCTTTTGCGGCAGAGGCTTGTGCACGTAGTGGCGTGGGTCGCATTGTATTAGTCGATAAGGATAACGTAGATATAACTAATGTTAACCGCCAATTAGTCGCGTACTTATCAACGGTAGGTAAATCAAAATCAGGTGTAATGAAGGAACGCATTGCTGATATTAACCCTGAATGTGAAGTAATTGATATGCATATGTTTTACACTGAAGAAACATATGAACAGTTTTTTAACCTTGGTATTGATTATGTCATTGATGCTTCTGATACAGTAATTTATAAAATCCATATTATGAAAGAATGTTTAAAGCGTAACATTCCGATAATTTCTAGTATGGGTGCAGCGAATAAAATGGATCCAACGCGTTTTAAAATTACCGATATTTCAAAAACACATACGGATCCATTAGCTAAGGTTATTCGTACGAAATTACGTAAAGAAGGTATTCATAAAGGCATAACGGTTATTTTCTCTGACGAATCACCTGTTGTTGTGCGTCCAGAAGTAGTAGAGCATGTCGGGAAGCCAGATGCACAAATTCGTAAAGCAAAAATGCCACCATCTTCAAACGCATTTGTCCCTTCAACTGTTGGTTTATTTGCAGCAAGCTGGGTAATTAATTCGATTTTAAAAGATATTAAAATTAACCGCGTACAAGGGTAATTAATGTAAAAGTCCTTACAAACTAAACGAATTGTTTAGTTTGTAAGGGCTTTTTTTACTTAATCATATTTAATGCTTGCTGGTATGTTTCTTCAATATTTTTAGTGACAGTATGTTGATCCTTAGTAATTTTTTCAATAACAATGCATAGCTCATCGATTGAATTGGAGCTTTGGGCAATAATTGCAGCAAACTCATTTGTTGCTAAATCAACTGATTTACCATTTTTTTCGATAGAGTGGGCACTTTCAGAAAACTGAGTTAAATTTTGT belongs to Solibacillus sp. FSL R7-0682 and includes:
- a CDS encoding tRNA threonylcarbamoyladenosine dehydratase, with product MLHQFSRNELAIGTEGLDKLKNTTVAILGVGGVGSFAAEACARSGVGRIVLVDKDNVDITNVNRQLVAYLSTVGKSKSGVMKERIADINPECEVIDMHMFYTEETYEQFFNLGIDYVIDASDTVIYKIHIMKECLKRNIPIISSMGAANKMDPTRFKITDISKTHTDPLAKVIRTKLRKEGIHKGITVIFSDESPVVVRPEVVEHVGKPDAQIRKAKMPPSSNAFVPSTVGLFAASWVINSILKDIKINRVQG
- the hisS gene encoding histidine--tRNA ligase, with translation MNFKVPRGTQDILPGQTEKWQHVEQIIRNLCNNYRYKEIRTPMFESTELFQRSVGETTDVVQKEMYTFEDRGGRSLTLRPEGTASAVRSYVEHKMFGQVDQPVKLYYTGPMFRYERQQAGRYRQFVQFGVEAIGSADPAIDAEVIALAMDVYGSVGLKDLKLVINSLGDKETRDAHRTALINHFEPSIGEFCSDCQKRLAKNPLRILDCKVDREHPLMSSAPALTDYLTEDSATYFAKVKNYLDVLGISYEVDPNLVRGLDYYNHTAFEIMSTSSGFGAITTLCGGGRYNGLVEEVGGPDMPGIGFALSIERLLLALEAEGVTLNIQDGLDMYVVAMGDEAKVKAVELVSSFRAKGISAEMDYLDRKMKAQMKAADRANAKFVIVLGETELEEQVVNVKTMETGDQNKVEFGHLVQFVLENK
- the aspS gene encoding aspartate--tRNA ligase, yielding MAQRTHACGLVTAAHEGQEVVLKGWVQKRRDLGGLIFVDMRDREGIVQVVFGDHAKDALQVAEKIRNEYVIEVTGKVVLRDPSQINNNINSGEIEIAASSLTIINEAKNPPFAIDNNVEVSEELRLKYRYLDLRRPVMYDTFKLRSDVTRTIRNFLQNEGFLEVETPILTKSTPEGARDYLVPSRVHDGEFYALPQSPQLFKQLLMVGGFEKYFQIARCFRDEDLRADRQPEFTQVDIETSFLSMDEIIEMNERLLVQVMKDVKGIDVVAPFPRMSYKEAMDRFGSDKPDVRFGLELKQLSDIVKDSAFGVFANAVANGGEVKAINVKQAAANYSRKDIDALGEYAGRYGAKGLAWLKVTEEGLNGPIAKFFEGEAANGIIEATEATAGDLLLFVADKSSVVADALGALRLKLGKELGLIDESQFAFLWIVDWPLFEYDEAEGRYYAAHHPFTRPFDEDLELMNTNPKEVRAQAYDIVLNGYELGGGSLRIYEPELQAKMFELLGFTEEEARAQFGFLLEAFDYGVPPHGGLAMGLDRLVMLLAGRTNLRDTIAFPKTATASCLLTAAPSAVSDAQLEELSLKVTATKE
- a CDS encoding N-acetylmuramoyl-L-alanine amidase, with the translated sequence MQSKNWSYILSVMLLLASIFPFVTSSKNVFAEGEELFVNAEILYLREGPGLSYPILETLKDGQAITSIHKEGDWHQVRVGELEGWVAAWLVKTSEKKAAASTEKTVISQVDTLNLRAEPSLSAGILTKIPSGSEAQFIRQEQDWIQINYQGATGWVFSNYVTIREETKLQTPTTPKEENQKDQAVIQAENDPNIFTVNVNAVNIRKKADLTAKKIGVATKGQQFDVISRNHNWVEIELEKGKKGWIYSFYGTFTKQGEDKNTDASSNNSGTVTIIYNGTNLREDPSTASNVVTRADAGQSYPILEAEGEWFKVAVNNNETAYVANWVVTENNSSQTVKEDKVVASRKKGTLKGVTIVLDAGHGGNDRGTTGVRGTDEKDINIITTELLKSKLQAAGANVVMTRESDVFVDLRKRVAISHQHGADAFISIHYDAIEDSSVNGFTTYFTNSYQQELAEYVHAGIASKVNLKDRGARFGDYLVLRENRQNAVLLELGYLSNASEERAITTDYYREQATLGIYQGLLNYFDEQLKK